A segment of the Echinicola strongylocentroti genome:
GGAGTTTGAAGTATTATGGTTTTGTAAAAGGATTAAATATAATAAAATATGCTCGCAATCAAAGTTGCTTTTTTAGCTTATAGTCTTCAATGTGCAGCTGTTGATTGCAGAAATCATATTCATAGGGGGAGTTTGATGCTACGAATACGGTGCGGTCATGGCCGTATTGCTGTACCAAGTCCTTGTACCATTCACTTCCTTTTGAGTCGAGATTGGAAGTAGGTTCATCCAGTAGTAATAATGGGGCGTTGGAGAAAAAACAGAGACCGAGCTTGACCCGTTGTTTCATGCCGGAAGAGAAAAAGGACAATTGTTTATGTGTGGCCTCTTCCAGGTACATGGCTTTTATCATCTCATCAAAGCCCATCCCCGGATGGGCGGATTTGAAGTTAAAGTGAAACTTCAGGAGTTCCAGAAGGGAAAATTCCTCAGGGAGTTCCATGTAGGGAGCGGAAATAGCCAAGTGTTGATAGATTTCATTTTCGGTAATTTCCTGTTGTCCCAGTAGGTAAGAGGCCTTTCCTTCTGTAAACGGATTGGTTCCGGCGAGACACTTTAAAAAAGTAGACTTGCCAGAACCATTGCTGCCAGTGATGGCGATTTTGTCTTTGGGTTTTACATGCAGGTCCAAGTTTCTGAATATCCAGTCATACTGGAAACGTTTTGCTACATTGGTTAACCTTATTTCAAGCATTATCAGTTGATATAGCCTTTCATTACACCCCTTTCGGATGACCTGATAAAGTTGACGATTTCATCCCTTTCCTTTGTGGCGGGAAGGTTGACTTCTATTTCTTCCAGTGCACGGCTGTTGTTAAGGCTGTTCAAGAACAGGTAGCGATAGACTTCTTGGATGTGACTGATAGCGTCGCTGGAAAAGCCCCTTCTACGTAGCCCCAGTGAGTTGACACCTGCATAGCTGAGAGGTTCCCTAGCTGCTTTGGTGTAAGGAGGGACGTCTTTTCTTACCAAGGAACCTCCGGATACCATGGCGTGCATTCCTATTTTGACAAACTGGTGAATGGCGCTACTGCCGCCAATGATCGCCCAGTCATCTATGGATACATGGCCAGCGACCTGGACGGCATTGGCAATGATGACATTGTCCCCCACGATACAATCGTGAGCAATATGTACATAGGCCATCAGTAAGCAATTACTCCCAATCTTGGTTGTCCTTTTATCGATGGTGCCACGGCTGATGGTGACACATTCACGGATAGTGGTGTTGTTGCCGATTTCTACGGTAGATTCTTCCCCTTGGAATTTGAGATCCTGTGGTACACCGGCGATGACTGATCCTGGGAATATTTTGCAATTTTCACCGATCTTGGTTCCTGGATAGATGGTTACGTTAGAGCCGATCCACGTTCCTTTTCCTATTTGTACATTTTCATGAACTACCGTAAAGGGGTCGATGGTTACATCTTCTCCAACTTGGGTGTTTTCATGGATTTGTGATAGCTTACTTATCATGCTTCTTTTCTTACAATACTGGCAGTCATTACGGCTTCGCAAACCAATGTGTTACCCACATAGGCCTCACCTTTCATTTTCGCAATCCCTCTTCTGATAGGGGACAATAATTCACATTTAAAAACTAGCGTATCCCCCGGCAAGACCATTTTTCTGAATTTGCAGCTTTCGATGCCTAGAAAGTAGGTCCAGTAGTTTTCCGGATCGTCTACCGTGCTGAGTACAAGAATGCCGCCAGTCTGCGCCATGGCTTCTACTTGTAATACTCCTGGCATCACCGGATTGTTGGGGAAATGCCCCATAAAAAACGGCTCATTGATGGTCACGTTCTTTACACCGGCCACTACGGTGTCATCCAAATAAATAATCTTGTCCAACAACTGGAACGGATAGCGGTGTGGAAGGATATTCCCTATTTGATTAATGTCCAGTACAGGAGGGAGCTTAGGGTCGTAGTGAGGGATATGGCTAGGGCCCACTTTTTCCATTGCCCGCTTCAGTTTTTTGGCAAAGGCCACATTGGCGGCATGGCCTGGACGAGCGGCAAGAATCTGGCCTTTTAGAGGACGGCCCACCAACGCCAAGTCGCCAACGACGTCCAGCAGCTTATGCCGAGCTGGTTCATTTTTGTAGCGAAGCTCCACATTGTTTAGGATGCCTTCCTTGCGGACCTCTACTTTTGGCTTGTTGAACATTTGCGCCAGCCCTTCCAGTTCCTCGTCTGTCACTACCCTGTCCACCACGACGATGGCATTGTTCAGGTCGCCGCCCTGAATGAGGTTTTGTTTATAGAGCATCTCCAGTTCATGCAAGAAGCAGAAAGTCCTACAAGAGGCTATTTCGGCTTTGAACTGGCTAATGTCGGTAATCGAAGCGTGCTGGCTTCCGAGAACGGGGGAATTATAATCCACCATTACGGTGACCCTGTAATCATCCAAGGGTAAAGCGGCCATTTCTACTTCTCTAGAGGAATCCCTGTAATGGATACTTTCAGGAACTTCAAAAAAGCGTCTCAGGGCATTTTGTTCCTGAAGTCCTGCCTCTTCTAATATGTTGATAAACTGAATGGAGCTTCCGTCCATAATGGGAGGCTCAGGCCCATCCAGTTGGATAAGTACATTGTCAATTTCTAAACCTACCAGTGCTGCCAGGACATGCTCTACGGTATTGACACGTGCTCCGCTTTGTTCGATAGTGGTACCGCGGGACACATCCACTACATTGTCGACATCGGCATCTACGATGGGAGAGCCTTCCATATCTATACGTTGAAACTTATAGCCATGGTTTGGTGGAGCAGGTAGAAACGTCATGTTGGCTTCCACACCCGTGTGTAGCCCTACGCCGGAAATGGTTACCTGTTTTCCAATAGTATGTTGTTTGACTTTCATTAAAGATGATTTTTGGCATCACTTATTTTGCCACAAATTTATTGTTTTTTTTCCAGTTCTTTTACTCTGTCCTGAAGAGATGGAAGATTTTTGAAAATAGAATAGGACTTTAGAAACTCTTTCATTTCAAAGCCCATGTATCCAAAAATGATTTTTCCGGATTGTAAAATTGACTTGCTGACGCCTGTTTTGGCACCAACAGTGGTGTTATCGGCGATTTTAAGGTGTCCAATGATGCCTACCTGCCCTGCGATCACGCAGTTTTTTCCGATCTCGGTGGATCCTGAAATACCCGATTGGGCAGCAATGACAGTATGCTCACCAATGATCACATTATGGGCGATTTGCACTAAGTTGTCTATTTTTACCCCTTTTTTTATAATGGTAGAGCCCATGGTAGCGCAGTCGATGGTGCTGTTTGACCCCACGCTGACATTGTCTTCCAATATGACATTGCCAAGCTGCGGGATGTTTTTGTAGCTTTTGTCCTCTTGAGGGGCAAAACCAAAACCATCAGCACCGATGACCACATTTGGATGGATTTCGCAGTCATTGCCAATGGCTGTGTCATTGTATATTTTGGCACCTGAATGGATGATGCAGCGATCGCCGATTTTTACATTGTCTCCGATATAGGCTTGTGCATGGATGATGACCTGCTTACCTATGCGGCAGTTTTTGCCGATATGGCTGAAAACTCCACGGTATCCTCCGTCATCCATTTTGGTGGATTGGTCCATATAGGAGGGTTCTTCCACCCCTGTCTTACTATGTTTGGTGAGCTGTGCATAAGCTTCCAACAGCTGGGTAAAACCGGAGTAAGGGTCTTTTACTTTTATTAATGAAGTGCTGAGTGGCTTTGATGGTGAAAAATCCTCCCCTACTATTACCGCTGTTGCTTCGGTGTTGTAGAGGTGAGACTCATATTTCATGTTGGACAAGAAACTGACCCCTCCTGCTTTTCCTTCTTGGATTTTGTCTAGACGGTTGACTTTTTGGGAACCGTCACCCTCTACTGTACCGTTTAAAAGCGCTGCAATCTGACTGACAGTAAATTCCATGAGTTTAAAATTATATTACCGCAAAGTTAAATTTTTAGCCCGACATGCATAGTACTTTTTCACAATTTTGCTCATTGCTTTGATGTTGGGGAGGTCAGCTGCTTGGGCTACATCGATAACCTCTCCTTTTTTTGTCAGGATCATGACTTTTTCCTTGGCCACATAGGCATTGTTGGAAATAAAGCCTGATGATACGAAATAGGACAACGCTTCGTCGGGGATGTTTAGTCCCTTGGCTACTTCTTTTTCCATGGCTTCCAGCTCTTTTTCCTCAAAAGGCGTATTGCTGAGTTTGATTTTAAAAAGATTTCTGGTAAGAAGCATGTTCGAAATGCTCCTCAAAACAAAATCCCCGTGGTCTTTCCAATGCTTAATAGCACCCCAAATATCAAAATCATCCAGATCGGCAAATACTTTCTGTAGTGCTGTCGAATCCTCAAAATCCTTCAGAGTATAATTGTTCTCCAAGAAGCATTTAAATGCCACAGAACCCTCTACTTCCACTCCGGATTGTTGTAAGTCCTTGGCACGTGTGATCAGGTTGATGAGCATTTTCTCAGCACTGACGGTGGTTTTGTGGAGGTATACTTGCCAGTACATCAGCCGTCTGGCGCTGAGAAAATTTTCTATACTGTACAGCCCTTTTTCTTCTACTACGATCTGGTCGTTCTTAATGTTCATCATTTTGATGATCCTATCTGCACCAATCGTCCCTTCCGAAACCCCAGTAAAAAAACAATCTCGCTGTAAGTAATCCAATCGATCAATGTCCAATTGGCTGGATACCAGTTGATAAAAGAATTTTCGCTCATATTTATTCTTAAAAATTCTTAATGCGAGACCTAATTGGCCGTTTAATTGGTTATTTAAGGATTCCATGAGCATCAGTGAGAGTGATTCATGGGGGATGCCTTTTAGCAAAGTGTATTCGAGGGCATGCGAAAATGGGCCATGACCAATATCATGAAGCAGTATGGCGATCAAAGCTGCTTCGTATTCTTGGTCGCTGATTTCGTGACCTTTGTTGCGCAGGTTGTCCAAGGTGATGCTCATCAAGTGCATGGCGCCAATAGCATGGTGAAAACGGGTGTGTAGCGCTCCCGGGTATACCATGTCAGTCAAACCAAGTTGTTTGATCCTCCGTAACCGTTGGAAATAGGGATGGTCGATAATGTTGAAAATCAACTCACTAGGAATAGTGATGAAACCGTAGACCGGGTCGTTGAGTATTTTATGGCTTTTCAATTGCCTAAGAATTAGTTGATAGAATTCAAAAGTAATTATAAATTTAAAAGATTTAAACCTGATAAGATGCAAAAATTTAAAATACTCTGGGCAGATGACGAGATTGACTTGCTCAAACCTCACATTATGTTTTTAGAGCAAAAGGGATATGAAATTACTACGGTAAACAGTGGTGTCGATGCGATTGAAATGGTGGAAAAGACCAATTTTGACGTGATTTTTTTGGATGAGATGATGCCGGGTATGACAGGCTTGGAAACCCTGCAGCAGGTGAAGATCATCAAACCCCAGACTCCAGTGGTCATGATCACCAAGAGTGAGGAAGAACACATCATGGACGATGCCATTGGTGGGAAGATTGCCGATTACCTGATTAAACCGATAAATCCCAACCAGATTTTATTGTCGGTAAAGAAGATTCTCCAAAACAAACAGCTGATCAGTGAGAAGACGAACCTTTCCTATCAGCAGGATTTTTCAAAAATCAGTATGGCCTATAATGATGCCATTGATCACCATGAGTGGGCGGATATTTACAAGAAACTGACCTATTGGGAGCTGGAGATCGACAAGACCGAAAATAAAAGCATGCAAGAGGTGCTGGATACCCAGAAAACCGAGGCCAATGCTAATTTTGCCCGCTTTATCAAGGAAAATTACCTGGACTGGTTGAACGATGCAGATGCGGACAAGCCCATTCTTTCCCACAGGGTAATGAAAGAGAAAGTATTTCCTCACCTGGTGGAGAGCGACAAACCATTGTTTTTTGTGGTGATCGATAACTTAAGGCTGGACCAATGGGAGATGATCGAACCAGCGCTCAGCGATTATTTTAATGTCAAAACAGAGGATACTTATTATAGCATTCTCCCCACCACCACTGCTTATGCCCGAAATGCGCTGTTCAGCGGAATGATGCCCTTGGATATGGCCCGTTTTCACCCGGATCTCTGGGAAAACGAAGATACCGATGAAAGCAAAAACAGCCATGAGGCGGACTTTTTGGCTATCAACCTGAAGAAAAACCGGATACAGAGCAAGTTCAGCTATCATAAAATACTACAGGCCAATCAGGGTAAATCCGTTTTGGAACAATTTCAAAATATGATGAACAATGACCTGAATGTCTTAGTGTACAATTTTGTGGACATGATGTCCCATGCCCGTACAGATATGAAGATGATCCGGGAGTTAGCACCAGATGAGTCGGCGTACCGTTCCATTACGGAAAGCTGGTTTTTGCACAGCTCATTGTTTGAGCTTTTCAAAAAAGTGAGTGAAGCAGGATGTGAAGTGATCGTCACCACGGACCACGGGACCAAAAAAGTAAACAGGCCATATAAGATTATTGGGGACAGAAAGGTGACGACCAATCTCAGGTATAAGCAAGGCAAAAACCTGAACTTCGAGTCCGGAAAGGTGTTTGAAATCGGGAAACCTGAAGATGTGAAGCTTCCACGGTTTAATGTTTCCACTAGTTATGTTTTTGCAGTAGAAGATTATTTCTTTGCATATCCGAACAATTACAATTATTATGTAAATTACTACAAAGATACTTTCCAGCATGGCGGAGTTTCTTTGGAGGAAATGATTGTTCCAATAATGCATTTGTCACCTAAGCAATATTAAAAAGGCTTGAAGAAAATTGTATGTGGAGATATCAGTGAATTGCCGGCAGTGGCCAGAGAGGTGATTTCCTGTTGCGAGGGCCTGCCAGTGTGGGTTTTTCAAGGGGATATGGGGGCAGGCAAGACCACTTTGATCAAGTCCATTGCCAAGGAGCTGGGCGTGGGGGATGTCGTGAGCAGTCCCTCTTTTGCAATTGTAAACGAATATCAAAATGATAAAGGGCAAACGTTTTATCATTTTGATTTTTACCGTATCGAAGAGCAGGAAGAAGTGCTCGAAATCGGGATAGATGAGTATTTTTATAGCGGAAATCACTGTTGGGTAGAATGGGCGGAAAAGATTCTGGACTATTTGCCGGAGGAGTTTTACCTGATCAAGATATCCGTTGATGAGAATGAAGTAAGGGAGATGCGTATAAAAAAGATGAAAGATGGGGGCTAAAATGGCTGAGATAAGTAAAGAAACAGGGGTCTATCCACAGGAGGCCTTGGCAAAGGTAGGTACTTCAGATCATTCTATTCTGATCGGTGTCCCCAAGGAAGTGGGGGCGCAGGAAAAAAGAGTAGTGCTGACTCCTGAAGCCGTAGCCCTATTGGTCAATAACAACCAGCGGGTCATGGTGGAGACAGGAGCTGGTAAGGCTTCAAAATTTTCGGACAAGGAATACGCAGATGCCGGCGCCAAAGTGGTCTATTCGTCCAAAGAGGCCTTTGAGGCAGAAGTAGTCTTGAAAGTAGCACCGCCTACAGAGGAGGAAATCGCCTATATGAAGCCTGGAAGCTGCCTTATGTCTGCCCTTCAGCTTGGTAAACAGCGGGCTGAATATATCCATGCCCTTAATAGAAAGAAAGTCACCGCTGTGTCATTTGAGCACTTGGAAGATAAAGTGGGCGGGATGCCTGTCGTACGTGCCATGAGTGAAATTGCTGGAAGTTCGGTCATGTTAATTGCGGCAGAATATCTTAGCAGTGCCAAGAAGGGAGGAAAAGGCCTGATCCTTGGTGGGATTACCGGCGTGCCTCCTACCAAAGTGGTCATCATCGGTGCCGGCACTGTAGCAGAATATGCCGCCAGAGCTGGTCTAGGGCTAGGAGCAAGTATCGAGATCTTTGACAACCACCTTTATAAATTGCGGAGAATCAAGCAGCTACTTGGACAACAGGTGTATACTTCCACCATAGATAACTATACCCTTGGACAGGCGCTGAAAAAAGCGGATGTGGTCATCGGTGCCTTGAGAGGTGAAAAAGGACGGGCCAAGGTAGTGGTCTCAGAAGAAATGGTGGCTGAAATGATGCCGGGGAGCATTCTTATCGATGTCAGCATAGATCAGGGAGGGTGCATAGAGACTTCCCGCATGACCACACATAAGGAGCCTGCGTTTATATTGTATGACATAGTCCATTATTGTGTCCCGAATATAGCGTCGAGAGTATCCCGGACGGCTTCCATGTCCTTGAGCAATATATTTACCCCCATATTACTTCAGATGGCGGATTTGGGAGGTGCTGAAGAAATGGTCTTTAATTACAAGTGGTTTATGAAAGGAGTCTATACTTATCGGGGCAGCTTGACCAACGCACACTTGGGAAGGAAGTTCCAGATGAACCACAAGGAACTCCAATTGCTTTTGGCTGCAAGGTATTGATAAACGGCCGGAGATTAGGAGAGTAGCTTTTGTCGGAGTAAAAATTCCAGTTGGTCGTTGGCCTTGATCAGGTCTTCAGTAAGTTTTTTGTTTTCTTTCCTGAGGGAGTACACTTCATATGCGTTTTTGATCACTGTCTTAACGTATTCTTCTTCCCAAGGCTTTGTCAAGTAGTGGTAGACTTGACCTTTGTTAATGGCATCTATAACGGCCTGGATGTCAGTGTATCCTGTCAGTAAGATGCGTATCGGTTCAGCGTGTTTTGCAATAATTGATTCTAAAAACTCCACACCGGTTTCTTCGGGCATGCGCTGATCGGTAATGATAATGTCGATGTCATTATTGTCGAGGATTTCCCGTCCTTTATCAGCTGAAACCGCAAGGTGAATCTTAAACTCCCTTCTGAAAGTGGCCTTGAAAGCCTGAAGGTTGTTTTCCTCATCGTCTACGTAAAGTATTCTTATCTTTTCTGTTGTTGCGTCACTCATTGGGTGTTGAATTTTAAGCCGTACCTTGGTGGAGGTATGAGTGGTTTAGAGTGATTTGGCCAAAAGCGGTTAATTTCACACACAAATATATACGTAATTTACTTATTCAAACTCTTTTTAAACAAATCTATTTTGAATTATTACAGTGATATGAAGCGAAATATTCGATTTTTCATTCATTTCTAAGACTTATAATATAACTTTACTTGCATTAATTACCTAATGAACCACCGCAAAATTAAATGAATTTACAGGATAATGAAGAGCTTGATTTTAACTATCAAGGGTTGATTTTTTCCGCAAATGTAGGAGAAGGAAAACATACTGCGTTAGCGGAGCTTATGAGTGATGATCGTATTCAAAAGATTGATCAGCTAGATGTTCAGGTAGCTGAACTGATCAAGATCAATCACCCTACCCAAAAGTTTGATGAGGATCAGTTGAGTGAAAAGGTTACGGAGTTTTATATAGACCATCCTCGAGAGGAATATGGAAACTGGGTCTATTATCATTGGAGACGTCAATTAATTCGTATTTTAGCAAAAGATGACTTTATTGACCTGAGGACATCCCGTAATCGGTACAAGATCACGGAGGAAGAGCAGGATTCCCTTTATACGAAAAAAATTGGTGTGATAGGGCTTTCTGTAGGACAGAGCGTGGCGCTGAGTTTGGCCATGGAAAGGTCATTTGGTGAGCTCCGTATTGCTGATTTTGACACCTTGGAGCTCAGCAATATGAACCGTATTAGGACAGGTCTATATAGCTTGGGAGTAAAAAAAGTATGGGTAGTGGCCCGGGAAATAGCTGAAATAGATCCCTTTCTCAAGGTGGTAATTTATGATAAAGGCATCACTGACGAAAATATCGATGCTTTTTTTGGAGAACGCGGTGGTATAGACCTGCTCGTGGAGGAATGCGACAGCTTACCAGTAAAAATACAGAGTAGGCTGAAAGCCAAAGCTATGGGGATCCCTGTGGTAATGGATACCAGTGACCGGGGAATGATGGATATTGAGCGGTTTGACCTTGATTCTGAACTGCCGATTTTTCATGGTTATCTGGAGAAATTTGGAGATGAAAGTAAACTGCTTGAAAATTTAGCGGATAATTATAGGGAGATATTGTTTGCGATTTTGCATTTTGAGCAATTATCCGAAAGATTAAAACATAGTATGAGCGAAATTGGCAAAACCATAACTACCTGGCCTCAATTGGCTTCTTCTGTCATCATGGGAGGAGCTATGGGCGCCCATTATGCTAGAATGATCCTTTTAAACCAGAAAGTCCCTTCAAATAGGTTCTATGTCGATTTGGACGCGATAAACTAGTAGTAATATAATGAGGGTACGGATACGGGCAGTCAGATCAATATGTGATACTACCACTACTAATAAATACATTGATGGACATTTTTCTGTGTTGGAGTCATATGGAGTGACCAAGGTTACTTCTGCAGATCGATCATGGGCAGAGAATCCTAATGTATATCTTTTGGTGGTGGAGTCAGAAGATGGCTCCAAGGTATTCGGTGGGGGCAGGGTGCAGATTAAGAGCGAAAACTATAATTTGCCATTAGAGCCAGCGATTATCGAAAAGGATACGAGAATTGTAGAGTATATGTCCAAATATGGAGAACTGGAGGTGGCTGAGCTGTGTGGTGTATGGAACTCCAAGGAGATTGCCGGATATGGGATTGGGAGCATTTTTTTGATCCGGGCAGGAGTGGCGGTGGCTTCCCTGCTCAACCTTAAATGCCTTATGGGGTTTTGCTCTCCTTTTACGCTGGAAAATTGTCAGAAACTGGGGTTTAAAATCATTGGGGATCTAGGAGATAGTGGTACCTTTTTATACCCAAAAGAAGGATTGATCGCCACTATATTGGACCTGCAAAACCTAAAGGAATTGCCGAATGCCAAAAAGGAAGAGCGAGAAAAAATCTTTTATTTAAAAGATAATCCTGTTCATTCTTCTGACGAGACTAGTCCAAAAGGAGACTTTACCATATTATATGATTTGGAGACTTGAAGTTG
Coding sequences within it:
- a CDS encoding ABC transporter ATP-binding protein, which produces MLEIRLTNVAKRFQYDWIFRNLDLHVKPKDKIAITGSNGSGKSTFLKCLAGTNPFTEGKASYLLGQQEITENEIYQHLAISAPYMELPEEFSLLELLKFHFNFKSAHPGMGFDEMIKAMYLEEATHKQLSFFSSGMKQRVKLGLCFFSNAPLLLLDEPTSNLDSKGSEWYKDLVQQYGHDRTVFVASNSPYEYDFCNQQLHIEDYKLKKQL
- the lpxA gene encoding acyl-ACP--UDP-N-acetylglucosamine O-acyltransferase; the encoded protein is MISKLSQIHENTQVGEDVTIDPFTVVHENVQIGKGTWIGSNVTIYPGTKIGENCKIFPGSVIAGVPQDLKFQGEESTVEIGNNTTIRECVTISRGTIDKRTTKIGSNCLLMAYVHIAHDCIVGDNVIIANAVQVAGHVSIDDWAIIGGSSAIHQFVKIGMHAMVSGGSLVRKDVPPYTKAAREPLSYAGVNSLGLRRRGFSSDAISHIQEVYRYLFLNSLNNSRALEEIEVNLPATKERDEIVNFIRSSERGVMKGYIN
- a CDS encoding bifunctional UDP-3-O-[3-hydroxymyristoyl] N-acetylglucosamine deacetylase/3-hydroxyacyl-ACP dehydratase — translated: MKVKQHTIGKQVTISGVGLHTGVEANMTFLPAPPNHGYKFQRIDMEGSPIVDADVDNVVDVSRGTTIEQSGARVNTVEHVLAALVGLEIDNVLIQLDGPEPPIMDGSSIQFINILEEAGLQEQNALRRFFEVPESIHYRDSSREVEMAALPLDDYRVTVMVDYNSPVLGSQHASITDISQFKAEIASCRTFCFLHELEMLYKQNLIQGGDLNNAIVVVDRVVTDEELEGLAQMFNKPKVEVRKEGILNNVELRYKNEPARHKLLDVVGDLALVGRPLKGQILAARPGHAANVAFAKKLKRAMEKVGPSHIPHYDPKLPPVLDINQIGNILPHRYPFQLLDKIIYLDDTVVAGVKNVTINEPFFMGHFPNNPVMPGVLQVEAMAQTGGILVLSTVDDPENYWTYFLGIESCKFRKMVLPGDTLVFKCELLSPIRRGIAKMKGEAYVGNTLVCEAVMTASIVRKEA
- the lpxD gene encoding UDP-3-O-(3-hydroxymyristoyl)glucosamine N-acyltransferase, which translates into the protein MEFTVSQIAALLNGTVEGDGSQKVNRLDKIQEGKAGGVSFLSNMKYESHLYNTEATAVIVGEDFSPSKPLSTSLIKVKDPYSGFTQLLEAYAQLTKHSKTGVEEPSYMDQSTKMDDGGYRGVFSHIGKNCRIGKQVIIHAQAYIGDNVKIGDRCIIHSGAKIYNDTAIGNDCEIHPNVVIGADGFGFAPQEDKSYKNIPQLGNVILEDNVSVGSNSTIDCATMGSTIIKKGVKIDNLVQIAHNVIIGEHTVIAAQSGISGSTEIGKNCVIAGQVGIIGHLKIADNTTVGAKTGVSKSILQSGKIIFGYMGFEMKEFLKSYSIFKNLPSLQDRVKELEKKQ
- a CDS encoding HD domain-containing protein, which produces MKSHKILNDPVYGFITIPSELIFNIIDHPYFQRLRRIKQLGLTDMVYPGALHTRFHHAIGAMHLMSITLDNLRNKGHEISDQEYEAALIAILLHDIGHGPFSHALEYTLLKGIPHESLSLMLMESLNNQLNGQLGLALRIFKNKYERKFFYQLVSSQLDIDRLDYLQRDCFFTGVSEGTIGADRIIKMMNIKNDQIVVEEKGLYSIENFLSARRLMYWQVYLHKTTVSAEKMLINLITRAKDLQQSGVEVEGSVAFKCFLENNYTLKDFEDSTALQKVFADLDDFDIWGAIKHWKDHGDFVLRSISNMLLTRNLFKIKLSNTPFEEKELEAMEKEVAKGLNIPDEALSYFVSSGFISNNAYVAKEKVMILTKKGEVIDVAQAADLPNIKAMSKIVKKYYACRAKNLTLR
- the porX gene encoding T9SS response regulator signal transducer PorX, with amino-acid sequence MQKFKILWADDEIDLLKPHIMFLEQKGYEITTVNSGVDAIEMVEKTNFDVIFLDEMMPGMTGLETLQQVKIIKPQTPVVMITKSEEEHIMDDAIGGKIADYLIKPINPNQILLSVKKILQNKQLISEKTNLSYQQDFSKISMAYNDAIDHHEWADIYKKLTYWELEIDKTENKSMQEVLDTQKTEANANFARFIKENYLDWLNDADADKPILSHRVMKEKVFPHLVESDKPLFFVVIDNLRLDQWEMIEPALSDYFNVKTEDTYYSILPTTTAYARNALFSGMMPLDMARFHPDLWENEDTDESKNSHEADFLAINLKKNRIQSKFSYHKILQANQGKSVLEQFQNMMNNDLNVLVYNFVDMMSHARTDMKMIRELAPDESAYRSITESWFLHSSLFELFKKVSEAGCEVIVTTDHGTKKVNRPYKIIGDRKVTTNLRYKQGKNLNFESGKVFEIGKPEDVKLPRFNVSTSYVFAVEDYFFAYPNNYNYYVNYYKDTFQHGGVSLEEMIVPIMHLSPKQY
- the tsaE gene encoding tRNA (adenosine(37)-N6)-threonylcarbamoyltransferase complex ATPase subunit type 1 TsaE gives rise to the protein MKKIVCGDISELPAVAREVISCCEGLPVWVFQGDMGAGKTTLIKSIAKELGVGDVVSSPSFAIVNEYQNDKGQTFYHFDFYRIEEQEEVLEIGIDEYFYSGNHCWVEWAEKILDYLPEEFYLIKISVDENEVREMRIKKMKDGG
- a CDS encoding alanine dehydrogenase — its product is MGAKMAEISKETGVYPQEALAKVGTSDHSILIGVPKEVGAQEKRVVLTPEAVALLVNNNQRVMVETGAGKASKFSDKEYADAGAKVVYSSKEAFEAEVVLKVAPPTEEEIAYMKPGSCLMSALQLGKQRAEYIHALNRKKVTAVSFEHLEDKVGGMPVVRAMSEIAGSSVMLIAAEYLSSAKKGGKGLILGGITGVPPTKVVIIGAGTVAEYAARAGLGLGASIEIFDNHLYKLRRIKQLLGQQVYTSTIDNYTLGQALKKADVVIGALRGEKGRAKVVVSEEMVAEMMPGSILIDVSIDQGGCIETSRMTTHKEPAFILYDIVHYCVPNIASRVSRTASMSLSNIFTPILLQMADLGGAEEMVFNYKWFMKGVYTYRGSLTNAHLGRKFQMNHKELQLLLAARY
- a CDS encoding response regulator, which codes for MSDATTEKIRILYVDDEENNLQAFKATFRREFKIHLAVSADKGREILDNNDIDIIITDQRMPEETGVEFLESIIAKHAEPIRILLTGYTDIQAVIDAINKGQVYHYLTKPWEEEYVKTVIKNAYEVYSLRKENKKLTEDLIKANDQLEFLLRQKLLS
- a CDS encoding ThiF family adenylyltransferase; the protein is MNLQDNEELDFNYQGLIFSANVGEGKHTALAELMSDDRIQKIDQLDVQVAELIKINHPTQKFDEDQLSEKVTEFYIDHPREEYGNWVYYHWRRQLIRILAKDDFIDLRTSRNRYKITEEEQDSLYTKKIGVIGLSVGQSVALSLAMERSFGELRIADFDTLELSNMNRIRTGLYSLGVKKVWVVAREIAEIDPFLKVVIYDKGITDENIDAFFGERGGIDLLVEECDSLPVKIQSRLKAKAMGIPVVMDTSDRGMMDIERFDLDSELPIFHGYLEKFGDESKLLENLADNYREILFAILHFEQLSERLKHSMSEIGKTITTWPQLASSVIMGGAMGAHYARMILLNQKVPSNRFYVDLDAIN